From the Argentina anserina chromosome 3, drPotAnse1.1, whole genome shotgun sequence genome, the window AAAAAGATGGGCTGAAACACCTCCAATAACCCAGAACTGTTCATTACGCCACAAGTCTTGGATGCTGACACCACTCCACCGCAACTCAATCACACTAGTGAGAATGATGGAGCAGAAGAGGCCAAGAAATAACACACTTGCCAGATTTGAAAGCTGCATCAAGTTACAACTATGATAAGTTGTCTGTGCTAATGACTTGACATAGGAGCCAAGTAAAGGTGACCTTACTTTTACTAGTCGACAGTTATTTTTGAACTTGATATTTAGTGACTGCTAGGTGTCTGAATTTACAATTGCTTCTGATAATTAGAATcctttttatatatgtatgaatCTAAGAAAATGAAGCATGAAAAGACTTACTGTTGGGATGATGAATTTTCCTGTGAGAAGGCATATGGCAGGCAATGAACAATAAGCAATAAGAGGGAGGGATGTGAAGGGGTAAACAATGGTGTTAATGTACGCCATGCGTTGAAGCCACTTGAGGCGGCCACCTGAAAACCCGTACCAGAGAGGACAATGCCTACTGAGGAAGATTTCCACAGATCCAAGTGCCCACCTGAGAACTTGGTGCAAACGATCAGAAAGATTAATGGGAGCTGAACCTTTGAATGCAGGCCTCAAAGGCATGCAGTAAACTGATCTCCATCCACGGCAGTGCATCTTGAAACCAGTTAAAATATCCTCAGTGACAGAACCATAAATCCAACCAATCTGCAAAAGAATAGTATAAACTATTTTAGTTCAATGAAAACTAAATCTGGTCGGAATGTAAATTAGACTTGATAGAAGTAGCATATTCATCATTAGGCATGCTATAATTTCTAATATGTTTCAGAAACTTCAAGAACCACGCCATATAGTTGTAACCAACAATCCTACCTCCTTTCCCCATGCAGTTTTCTCTTCATAACCACAGCTAATGACATGTATTGCCTCTTTGATCAATAATGATGGGTTGGAAGATTCAGCAACTCCTCCATACTCCATTAGTGTAGACTCTATAAATACAGTTGATAAGCCAAAAGTTTTCTCAAAGCTCGTCTGTGACATTAGCATTGACCTCTCATACTCATCATAGTCTGCACAACAAATTCCAAGAGTTACGTTATGTATGCTTTAAGCTTTACAAAACATTTTTCCAAATCCAGCTTCATTGAAAGGTTAGACTCACTATCAATCTCCTTGAGGTTGAATATAGCAGCATCAAGCTCCTCTCGTTTTGCATCCCGGTATACCTCTGAAAGATCTTTGGTTGGCTTCTTAGAAGGGCAGCAGCAAGAGAAACAGCCACACCAAGAACTGGATGAGGACGACGACTTGGTTAAGCTTGGCATAGAAGGAGGACTATAGCCATAAAGTGCCTGCCTATTGAAGCAACAACCCGTTCCCACATATACTGGCCCTTGAATGCCATCCAGTCCTTTCATGTTAACCTGAAATTAGAGGTtaaatttttttcaaaacttcCACAATTCCTTTCAACTGTGCTGGAGATTACTTGTAAAAGTACAGACACGTAATGAGAACAACTTACATCAAAGAAAACTGTATTGCGATTGGCATATCTGTCACTTCGATCAATGCCATCAAATCTCTGAGGAAACTGCACATAACATAAATCTCTACCCACTAGTGGGTCCATTAAGAAGCACATTGCCTCACGAATTGCTTTGCTGTTGTTAAGGTAGTGATCACAATCAAGATTGAGGATGTATGGGGCATTTGTGAGAACTGCAGACACCCTTACCTGTATTAAGCCAAGGATTCAAGCATAAGCGAAACCTTATAGCACTCACACAGGTTATTGATTATTACTACACCTAAATATATTATACCAGAGCATTTTCAGCACCAGCTTTCTTGTGGTGTTGGTACCCAGGTCTTTTCTCTCTGGAGACATAAACCAGCCGAGGAAGCTCATTTCCCTCTATGTCAACGGCACCGCTGTGTCCAAGAAAAACCTGAGAAAAGTGGAGAAGAGAAGTTGCATCAAGTGAACATTTCCTAAACCTTGACAGATTCTTTTAGATTATCAATGAGCATTGAACTAAATAAACTACAGGCTGACCAGCTAACCTGGATCATGCCAGGATGGTCGCGTGAATTATTTCCAGGCCAAGCTGTTCCATCTTGCATAGTCCAGCCATCTTCTGGTGTCTTTTGAGCCTTAGCTACCAAAGCATTCATTCTCACTTTAAACTCCTCGTAGTCTCTCTGTTGTAATGTAGTGATCAGTAAATTTGAAAGCATTCAACTATGTacaaagagagaatcatggtatTCTTGTAAGTATGATATATGCCTTCTTCAGCCTTTAGGTACTTACTTTCATTGCTCTGCGCTCCTTCACAAAAGATGGTTGTATTTTATCCTTCAAGTAGTCAATCTTCTGTGAGAAGTAGAACTCAGGTGCACGTGGTTCAATCGAGAACTTTTTGCAGAATGGAACCCACTTTCTTGCAAATTCAGATGTTTCTACAAGAGATTCAAAAGTAAGCATGGCAGCACCATCATCAGACACATAGCAGGAAACTTTCTCCACAGGGTAGTCAACGGCGAGAATGGAAAGCACAGTATTGGCAGTGATCAAGGGTGGTTCTTTCAATGGATCGACTGTACTCACGAAGAAATCCACTGGAGCTAGCTGAGAAGGTTCACCCTCTCTTTCAAATCTGTCAAGATAAGTCATACAACCATTTCACACATCATTTTTTTAATGCATTCAGAAACCATTTGTTATCTTAGTTAAAGTAATTACCTGGCCGATAAATTTTCTGGATATGTAATCCTACTCACAGGAGACCACTTAGGAAACTGATCCAACACCCAAGAAAAAGCAAACCAGATCTCACATATGACAGAAGTGAGCCACAGACCAAAAGCACTATCAACAGGATGTGTGACACGATAATGGAAGAAGAGAGCAAGAATGATCAGtcgtgtgattattgtaattcTGTACGGTGTGATTTTATTAGATGGAAGTGGAACAACGACTGAAAGTGGTGCCGCAGCGTCTGGGGCACTGCAAAAGAGACCATGATTTAAATCACACACTTGTTAACAAGCCAACCAAAAGTTTTGATAGTACTTACAGATTCTCTGTCATTTGTTGGTCCGGTCGAATTTCAACAACCTTTTCTGCCTTAGACgcatcttttttcttcttgctcTTTTTATCTTTCCAGCTCTCTACACGATTCTTCCATATTGGATTCCCATATTCATCATTTAGTTcttcaaacataaaaaaaaactgtaaaTCAATCACTGATATTGGGAATTAGACAAGGGTACTAAAATCATGCAAGGAAAGAATGTACAACTCACCACTATCCACTGTGGACACAGTGCTGATATGTCTGGCATGAATTCCAACATCCTGCCAAAATCAATGCAAGTATTAGCAAGCAGTAGAGAACCTATCAATCCTAAGAAACCAAGTAATAAGAAAAAGTTATCTTTCTCCACTGTAGATAGACATTTGTACCTTAGGGTCTTCCAGGTGAGATGCCATTGTGGATCGAGCGCCTGATACTTTTGTTTGATGCTCAGCCAGTGACTTCTCTGAAGAATTCAAAAGGCAGTAAGTAGCTGACGATGATGTAGTTAAACATAGCAAAGCTATGTGTCAATCTAGACCAACCCAAACCCATTTATTTTCCACTTCCAAAAGATATTTTCAACTATAAAGGACCAGTAAATTCAGAACATTTCTTAAACCTTCTGCAGAATAGTATCTCTCCTTGCATCATTTCCAAAAATCAAGTAGCACATAGTTGAACCAAAGTTTGCACATACATATTAGAGTAACAACCCCAAatcagaaaaaagaaacaagaacTTGGATGTCACCCTCCAAACAAGTGAACTAATCAGTAAAATCAATCGGCTGTTTCTATAATTTAAAGGAGCAATCTCGAGTTTCATGTCTTAtcttgaagaaaataaatgatCGTCATGAATTACAATCTGATTCAAAGTAAAGTAGATACCATCATAGGCAGTGCCACACTGCAAGCAAACCTTACGCCCCTCCTTGATATCATCATCAAAACAAGCCCTGCAAATAGGGGAATTGCATTCATGGCAAGCCACGAACACCTCGCCATTGGCATCACCACAGGTACTGCATAAATGATGCTGATGATGATCCTCAGGTTGCATCATTTTGATATTGGTATTTTCCCTTGGAAACCCAATACCTTAGTTGTGCAATAGATCTGTCTCCCTCTACTTGTCAATCTTGGTTTTATACAAAACACCCTAAACTCCATCTGGATTAGGCAgagagaggaggaggtggagtgTGGTGGTTGGAAGGGTGCGGAAGTTGGGCTGTTGGTGTCTGAATAATATTGCCGAAACAACAAGGATTTGAAATTTTTGCGGGAAGTCTAAGTTAAGTTGCAGTTGGGGGAGTTACGTCTTTAACCAACAGATCACCTTGCTGTCTTTCTCAACAAAGACCCAGAAGGACACAAGTGTAGCTATTGTTCGCAAGTACGACCCCACAACTAAAAAGCATCCTTATTTAAACGGAGTTTTCACAGTAGCTCTTTCCGTTGCCGCCTTAGATGACTGCTCCAGTAGTCCTAAAACTCCTAATCTTGGTTACTAGCAGCACCAGCATTATGCAACAAAAGATTGGTGATTTAAGCAGTCAAGAAGTCGAGTGATGCACTTCATTTAGATTTTAGAGCATTCCGGCTTGATTCAGATGCCGATTCAGTAGTGATAATTTTTGCATAGCTGGCTAAGTTTTGTAAGTGCTATGAACAAGAAGAATGACGATTAGAAAACTTCGCTACACCTAGAGTTTAACAGCAGTATTGAGTTTCTCAATTCCTTTTAGACAAACCTCTTCTTGGGGGATCAATGCCACCATGTACTCGTGGATACACAAGTATGTATCCCAAAACAAAACATTAACCGAGACAGGAATAACCTCTCTAAACAAGATAGATAAATTATAATACAGTAGCAGATTACAGACTTACAGACTGATAAATTGCATCTGATATCCCCAGCTTATATATAAACCCTATATGGGGTGAGCCCAGAAACTGAAGGCTGCTCGGATCCAGCAGGCTGACAATGAGGATCAAGAAGAGCATTTGTTTAGCACAAAATGCAGACTAGACAAATTTGGGAAGAGAGCTAGAACTGAGGTTTCCAGTCATAGACTATGGGTTACTAACTTTACTATTTTGGAGCTTGTTGGGAAAACTGAATGACTGGCGCGGCATTTATCTATGCAACAGAGTAGACCTTTACCACCTTAGTTGTATCACATACAAGTAGGTTTTCCGTATCAGCTGGAGTGGTACACAGCCAATTGACCTGACAAGACATCAATCAATGATGAAAAGATGCTGTGTAATATAACAAGGAAAATAGAATATATGATGCTGCAACAATCTCTCACTTTTTTGTTGTGGTTGATATCCAAATGTAGAAGATCACCACTGTTGCTAGTTTGTTCTGCATCAAGATACTTGGTCCAATCCCAGACCTTTACCAGCTTGTCGTTTCCGCCTGAAATTATAAATCTTCCTCTTTCTCCGAATAAAGAAAATGCCCTGAAGATATTAAATTAGTTAAGAGTGTATTAATCTTTTCTTGCACTGCATTTAAGTATATAACTTACACGCAAGACACAGCAGCAGTATGACCGCCTGATGAGTAATCCAAATGCAACcgttttcctccattttgatCTTGATTTTCCAGATCAGTGTGTTTCAATCGTGATTGAGATCCTTTCCGAGGTTTTGTAGAATCCTTTGACCTCACAGAATCAAGTTCAGCTTCAATGTTAATCACGTCAACGGCACCATCACCCCGAGCCACGACACAAACCTTGTCTGATCTGTCTAACATATCGATTTCTGGAACTGCTATTGCATGGACAAAGGCAGGATTAAGACACTGCTCACCACCATTATTTACATCAGACAGACCTGCAGTGAAAAATAAGGATgaaaaattcaacaacaaacaaagaaaaatctgGTTGTGATTGAATGGCATTCGAGTTGTATCAACCAAGTTAAATGTCAGAGAAAGTAAATACTTACCAAAATTTATTGTCCTGATTGGTCGCCCCTTGGAAAAGTCCCACATTACTAGCTTTGAATCGAGACCTCCAGTAACAACTGCTCATGATCACCGAGCAAAGAAGTTAGTAATCAATCGTTTGTAATAAGAAAGAGGTAATCTTGAATTAACATATGTCCATCTGCCTAAAGGAATCCTGAGTATACCCAACACAGGCCTTCCATTGCAGCTAAGAAGTTACTTTACATTTGAGACAGACTAACAAAATAAAAGCCACCGAAAGATCCACTAAAAAGTAATATATAATGCCAACAGGCCACTCCTCCTAATTACTGCcaactaaattcaatatgGAAAATTGATAGCACATGCTTACATGTTCGTTAATTTGGTTATGATAAACTACATCAAGGAAAACATATTTTTGCTTGTTAGAAATGTGAGTGTGATCAGGTATGCAATAAGAGGAGAAACCCTATGTTCTCATGTTTATATGTTGAAGTACTGGAACAATGGACAACCAGGAGCCATCAACACAAATGTTGCTATCAGTACAGGATCAACCTTTCTATGGCTACTTGATTCacttttaaacaaaaaaatgtttAAATCTCTTGCAGTTTGTTCTCTTTACTATCAGAGAAAGAGTGATAAATGAAAGTCTTATAGATATACCTTCCCAAGGTCTCCAAGGAAGAAATTGCACGCTGCTACATATCTACCTTATACAATCAAGGTGATACAATTCAAGGGAGTTCCAAGATAGACAGAAAACAGTGGGATGCGAGATTTCCAGGTTGATAAACCATTTGAACTACTTTTAATTTTACAGAAATTGTTCCGCGAGAAAAACTACCACTTTGTAGAATACCATACTTTAGAGAAGAACAGAATACAAATACTTAAATATATCCAAAAAGAGGAGGATACACTTGTATGACCAGTATCAGCTCTTAATGTTTTGTAAATGCGCTGCTGGCGGATGTCAACAATCTGCCATTGTAATTACAACAAGCAGCTGAAATTATACCACATACCTACATTATAAGACAGAGTGCAAATCACACAGTAACAAAATAACTGCAAGATCGGTTAAAACAAGAGACCTTTATATCACCGCCATCATCAGCAGCAGCAAGGAAAGAGGCCTTAGAGCTGCAAGCAATCTACACAATCAATGACAGACAACAGTTACATAAactcaacaaaatcaaataaagcAAAGCTTAAGAAAGTAAATCTTAAGCAATCTTCTGCCCGAATTCGATACCTGATTTATCTCCTCTTTATTATACTCGAAACAATCCAGCACGCTCCACGAGCAAGAACTCCCCTTCCGAAAACAGAAACCAACAAAAACAAGCATTCAGCAAGCAACAATCTCAAACACAGAGACAATGAACGACATTGGATCACTTACCAGACGCACATCAAAGCTCTTAACTTCCTTCCCCGAAGACACATACACCACATTCTCATTCCCTGATTCGACCAACAACAATAAAGTTTCGAACTTTGGATTTTAATTTAGTATTCAATTCACATAAACACAtaaagtttcaaactttctTAACCTGGCTTGAAGCATAACGAAGTAACAGCTTCCTTTCCCACCTCCATAATGTCTACCACTTCTTTGCATCTCATATCAAACCAGCAAACACAACCATCCTACATACATAAACAGAACAGAACACCCAAAAGTGTTTTACCCAAGTTGTCTTGTCAAACATAAGTAAAGATAGACCGAAGGACAGAAACATAATACCTCGGCGGCAGTGGCAACGAGGCCAGGTGTGGCAACTGAGGCGATACAACACGTGGCGGTGGCCTTGTGACCCCTCAGCCGTCTTGGTTTTGGGCCCGTCGGGATCTCCGCCATAGCGACTGGTGGAGGTGTCTGTGATGGTGCTGCTATTTACTTAAGATGTTGGAGCTTATATCGCAAATCCAGTCCCCCTCACTTTTTATTTACGGTATTATTTTTTGGAGTAATTATTATGTCTATTCGGAACATCACGAAACagaaatatatgatatattctgttaattatattattttatgatATGATAaagtataaaaattatttaattatgagtaactaatcagaatcaaacacaataaaaaattaatcaacAGGTACGTCATGTAGATTAtgtaataatcaaaatattcatctttttttcattttattttcaaatgaatttACCTGAATTTCTACATTTTTTAGATGGGAAGATGGATGATAGAGTGaatttttataaattacttGTGAAATTGAATTCCTTAGTGACGTACAGTAGATTGTAGAGTTTTACTTGACTAGAACTAGAATGGTATCAAGTCGTTTTATCCAAAATAAGGCACAGAGAACAGATAGTTGAACCTGAGACTAGATTCTCTTATGAACTACAGAGATCAAGCAGTTGAGACATAAGAAAGTTTAACAGCTACGGATTAGAAACAGAATGATCTATATAAATGAAATCACATTATGTCCTCTTCATAACACGAGTATGTCAAACTATTCTTCATCTTCTGGACCGTCAAAAGCTGAGGCTTCGTTCATTGAGATCTTGACAGAATCTTCCAATCTTGGACTCTATCGCTTCGAACAATTGCATGTGAAATGTGTTCCCCTGATGTACCTGAATTCCACTCCCAGGGTGAAATTTCGCGCATGACTGCTGCCTGGTATCTTTGTAAACAGTGACTCTGACAAAGATGTCTAATGGATTTAAACAGATTGTTGAATGAACCATTTCTTGGAGCAATATCAATGTTAATGGATATGTTCTTCATTTGTTATAGTATGAATCAACATGTATCATGTGCAATCATTCAAGATAACAAGTCATGGATTTTGGAATTTCAATAGGTATGTCTGTTATTGTTTTGGATTTTCAACAATGAAGTTTCCCTGAAAGCCAAAGCTTTGGCATCTAAACAGGAAGCCGACCAAAAGGTCCTGAAggcctaaaccctaaaccccacTTAAGAAAAgacaaattatatatacaagatCAACAGAATAGCTGATGGCAGCTTGGTGAAGATGTCTCTGTTGAAAGAATCCGACTTTAATCCAAAGGAAGTTGAAGACCTGGACATCCTGTTCGAAATGacttaagaaaagaaaagcctAATTAGAGATTGAGTTTCTGAGTCTTCTTCTGCTATTGCTTCAAATAACCAAATGTAATACCAGGCGGAAACTTGTTTGCTTAACTTCATTCCAAAAATTCCAACAAAGGAAAGAAAGCTCTTCCTACAACATACTATAATTTGAGACTAAAACCTATGGATTAGGGATCATTCATGTAAACATAGTCTCACAAAACAAAGTATTAACAAAATTCTTAAAATATGTCGAAATTAGAAACATACATAAATCACATATCAGATCATTACATTGTCAAGACTCAAGACCATCCCTAAATCAAGCATCTTTGGTCACATATTAGAAACAATCATaaacagaaagaaaaatcaagGTGAGAGATTAGTAATGAAGAACTAGGTTAAAAATTTATCTGACAGTGCAAGCAACAGCATAAGCCCAAGTCTTGAGGTGCTCCTTCATAGCCATATTATCATTGAGATTGAACTGATTAATCTTATACCCAAAATTCTCCTCCAGAAAAATCCAATTACACTCAGAAGCCTCCTCTGCCTCCACATGAAAACCCAAATCAATCTCCCCAAG encodes:
- the LOC126789178 gene encoding cellulose synthase A catalytic subunit 8 [UDP-forming], translating into MMQPEDHHQHHLCSTCGDANGEVFVACHECNSPICRACFDDDIKEGRKVCLQCGTAYDEKSLAEHQTKVSGARSTMASHLEDPKDVGIHARHISTVSTVDSELNDEYGNPIWKNRVESWKDKKSKKKKDASKAEKVVEIRPDQQMTENLAPDAAAPLSVVVPLPSNKITPYRITIITRLIILALFFHYRVTHPVDSAFGLWLTSVICEIWFAFSWVLDQFPKWSPVSRITYPENLSARFEREGEPSQLAPVDFFVSTVDPLKEPPLITANTVLSILAVDYPVEKVSCYVSDDGAAMLTFESLVETSEFARKWVPFCKKFSIEPRAPEFYFSQKIDYLKDKIQPSFVKERRAMKRDYEEFKVRMNALVAKAQKTPEDGWTMQDGTAWPGNNSRDHPGMIQVFLGHSGAVDIEGNELPRLVYVSREKRPGYQHHKKAGAENALVRVSAVLTNAPYILNLDCDHYLNNSKAIREAMCFLMDPLVGRDLCYVQFPQRFDGIDRSDRYANRNTVFFDVNMKGLDGIQGPVYVGTGCCFNRQALYGYSPPSMPSLTKSSSSSSSWCGCFSCCCPSKKPTKDLSEVYRDAKREELDAAIFNLKEIDNYDEYERSMLMSQTSFEKTFGLSTVFIESTLMEYGGVAESSNPSLLIKEAIHVISCGYEEKTAWGKEIGWIYGSVTEDILTGFKMHCRGWRSVYCMPLRPAFKGSAPINLSDRLHQVLRWALGSVEIFLSRHCPLWYGFSGGRLKWLQRMAYINTIVYPFTSLPLIAYCSLPAICLLTGKFIIPTLSNLASVLFLGLFCSIILTSVIELRWSGVSIQDLWRNEQFWVIGGVSAHLFAVFQGFLKMLAGVDTNFTVTAKAAEDAEFGELYMIKWTTLLIPPTTLLIVNMVGVVAGFSDALNKGYEAWGPLFGKVFFAFWVILHLYPFLKGLMGRQNRTPTIVVMWSILLASVFSLVWVRINPFVSKNEDSSLASACISIDC
- the LOC126786716 gene encoding uncharacterized protein LOC126786716, producing the protein MAEIPTGPKPRRLRGHKATATCCIASVATPGLVATAAEDGCVCWFDMRCKEVVDIMEVGKEAVTSLCFKPGNENVVYVSSGKEVKSFDVRLGSSCSWSVLDCFEYNKEEINQIACSSKASFLAAADDGGDIKIVDIRQQRIYKTLRADTGHTSICSSVQFLPWRPWEVVTGGLDSKLVMWDFSKGRPIRTINFGLSDVNNGGEQCLNPAFVHAIAVPEIDMLDRSDKVCVVARGDGAVDVINIEAELDSVRSKDSTKPRKGSQSRLKHTDLENQDQNGGKRLHLDYSSGGHTAAVSCVAFSLFGERGRFIISGGNDKLVKVWDWTKYLDAEQTSNSGDLLHLDINHNKKVNWLCTTPADTENLLVCDTTKVVKVYSVA